From Marivirga harenae, one genomic window encodes:
- a CDS encoding alginate export family protein — protein MKNILKFGLSLILAFSAQLSYAQFSVDGQIVQRAEYRNGEGRLIGVGQDPATFIAHRMRLQTRYEMDGFTFYASIQDVRTWGNTPQTKATDPFLSLHEAWAETSLGDYWKIKLGRQELNYDNARFLGNLDWALQARAHDFALIKYEKEKLKIHFGGGFNQDGQSLSGNLFFNPNQYKVAQMLRYENQWGDFKLSALFWNDGRQFIESDAAGNVINDQVNYSQTIGLPTIKYQLGNTLLSGFYYHQTGKDVSDRDVNAFDVSAQITQTLNSNTEKGSSFKATLGIEIISGTDNISTEQNNSFNPLYGTNHAHNGYMDLFFVGGRFANSVGLQDYYLKGRYQFNPKFFTQLDGHVFYSEAEPVPMNPVLPVGIQRLSKYLGTEIDLSFGYILNRAVSIQGGYSQIFASDTFEFLQGQTAYKNTQNWAYVMFIFRPTMKNRFIGVLF, from the coding sequence ATGAAAAATATATTAAAATTCGGATTAAGTCTGATTCTGGCTTTTTCCGCACAGCTTTCCTACGCTCAATTTTCAGTTGATGGGCAAATAGTTCAACGAGCAGAGTATCGAAATGGAGAAGGTAGATTAATTGGGGTAGGCCAAGATCCAGCGACTTTTATAGCGCATCGGATGCGATTGCAGACTCGATATGAGATGGATGGGTTTACTTTTTATGCGAGCATACAGGATGTTCGGACCTGGGGCAATACTCCTCAAACCAAAGCCACTGACCCTTTTTTATCCTTGCATGAAGCTTGGGCAGAAACTTCTTTAGGTGATTATTGGAAAATAAAATTAGGAAGGCAAGAACTAAATTATGATAATGCGCGCTTTCTGGGAAATTTAGATTGGGCTTTGCAAGCCCGTGCTCATGATTTTGCTCTCATCAAGTACGAAAAGGAAAAGTTGAAAATCCACTTTGGTGGAGGATTTAACCAAGATGGGCAATCTCTTTCTGGAAATCTGTTCTTTAATCCCAACCAATATAAAGTAGCTCAAATGCTACGATATGAAAACCAGTGGGGTGACTTTAAGCTTTCGGCTCTTTTTTGGAATGATGGACGACAGTTTATTGAATCAGATGCTGCAGGGAACGTGATTAATGATCAGGTCAATTACAGCCAAACCATTGGCTTACCTACCATTAAGTATCAATTGGGTAATACTTTGCTTTCAGGTTTTTACTACCATCAGACGGGAAAGGATGTTTCCGACAGAGATGTTAATGCTTTTGATGTAAGCGCACAAATCACTCAAACTTTGAATTCAAATACTGAAAAAGGCAGCAGCTTCAAAGCAACATTGGGTATTGAAATTATCAGCGGAACCGATAATATTTCTACAGAGCAGAATAATTCCTTTAATCCACTTTACGGAACTAATCATGCGCATAATGGATATATGGATTTGTTTTTTGTGGGCGGAAGATTTGCAAATAGCGTAGGCTTGCAGGATTATTATTTAAAAGGAAGGTATCAGTTCAATCCTAAATTTTTCACGCAGTTGGACGGGCATGTTTTTTATAGCGAGGCGGAGCCTGTACCTATGAATCCAGTGCTTCCAGTTGGAATTCAGCGGTTAAGTAAATATTTAGGCACAGAGATAGATTTATCTTTCGGCTATATCTTAAACCGAGCAGTTTCTATTCAAGGAGGGTATAGCCAAATCTTCGCATCTGATACTTTTGAATTTCTGCAAGGACAAACAGCGTATAAAAATACACAAAACTGGGCTTATGTGATGTTCATATTTAGGCCCACAATGAAAAATAGATTTATAGGAGTTTTATTCTAA
- the nrfA gene encoding ammonia-forming cytochrome c nitrite reductase produces the protein MKNWILFGITAIAVFLIAMLAYTVIDRKAEARFAYQPKVEIEGIEPRDSVWGLNYPRQYQSYMETADTTFKSMYNTSGFADILDKQSELVVLWAGYGFGKDYNQPRGHVYAVTDILKTLRTGAPMKEGDGPMPSTCWTCKSPDVPRLMSEIGVTEFYSKQFSDLGSQVINPIGCADCHDPKTMNLTITRPALIEAYEAMGKNINDASHQEMRSLVCAQCHVEYYFDKDKPGKEKAKYLTFPWKDGMDVESAEAYYDKTDFADWVHPISKTRMLKAQHPDYELFKQGVHAKRGVSCADCHMPYKSEGGQKFTDHHIGSPLENVENSCFVCHREKVSDLVDDVYERQRKIKEGTSELQTLIAKAHIEAGKAWELGATEEQMKEIQKGIRHAQWRWDYSVASHGAAFHAPLETSRIVTSATRIIMESRIELMQLLNSLGHSGDVEMPDFNSKEALQKYTGIDIEKERYNKEKFLEEIVPKWMKEGKEREAKMNVTEVGSK, from the coding sequence ATGAAGAACTGGATACTTTTTGGGATCACTGCAATTGCAGTTTTTCTAATCGCAATGTTGGCATATACTGTAATAGACAGAAAAGCGGAAGCTCGTTTTGCCTATCAGCCAAAGGTAGAAATTGAAGGCATTGAGCCTAGAGACTCTGTATGGGGTCTGAATTACCCAAGACAATATCAGTCCTACATGGAGACGGCCGATACCACCTTCAAAAGCATGTATAACACCAGTGGATTTGCAGATATCCTTGATAAGCAATCGGAATTGGTGGTATTATGGGCAGGATACGGATTTGGCAAAGACTACAATCAGCCACGAGGTCATGTTTATGCCGTAACCGACATTTTGAAAACCCTCAGAACTGGAGCACCGATGAAGGAGGGGGACGGGCCAATGCCAAGTACTTGCTGGACTTGTAAAAGTCCTGATGTTCCTCGTTTAATGAGCGAAATTGGTGTTACTGAGTTTTACAGTAAGCAATTCTCTGATTTAGGAAGCCAGGTGATAAATCCGATTGGTTGCGCAGATTGCCACGATCCTAAAACAATGAATTTAACGATCACTCGTCCTGCTTTAATTGAAGCATACGAGGCTATGGGGAAAAATATCAATGATGCTTCACATCAAGAAATGCGCTCGCTAGTTTGTGCACAGTGCCATGTAGAATATTATTTTGATAAGGACAAGCCAGGTAAAGAAAAAGCCAAATATCTAACCTTTCCTTGGAAGGATGGAATGGATGTAGAATCAGCAGAAGCTTATTATGATAAAACAGATTTTGCCGACTGGGTGCATCCGATTAGTAAAACCCGCATGCTTAAAGCGCAACACCCGGACTATGAATTATTTAAACAAGGGGTGCATGCCAAGCGTGGTGTGAGTTGTGCCGATTGCCATATGCCTTACAAATCAGAAGGTGGACAGAAATTCACTGATCACCACATAGGATCTCCTTTGGAAAATGTAGAGAATTCATGCTTTGTCTGCCACAGAGAAAAAGTTTCTGATCTGGTTGATGATGTTTACGAACGTCAAAGAAAAATAAAGGAGGGGACTTCTGAATTGCAGACCTTAATAGCCAAAGCACATATAGAAGCAGGAAAAGCTTGGGAGTTAGGAGCTACTGAAGAGCAAATGAAGGAAATTCAAAAAGGTATTCGACATGCACAATGGAGATGGGATTATTCGGTAGCCTCTCATGGTGCTGCTTTTCATGCCCCTCTGGAAACAAGTAGAATTGTAACTTCAGCCACAAGAATCATCATGGAGTCTAGAATAGAATTAATGCAGTTGCTCAATTCTTTAGGTCATTCTGGAGATGTTGAAATGCCTGATTTTAACAGTAAAGAAGCGCTCCAAAAATATACAGGAATAGATATAGAAAAAGAACGATATAATAAAGAAAAATTTCTAGAGGAGATTGTACCAAAATGGATGAAAGAAGGGAAGGAAAGAGAAGCAAAAATGAATGTAACTGAAGTGGGCTCAAAATAG
- the ccsA gene encoding cytochrome c biogenesis protein, with protein MNKILKIVLSTKVTLVLLLAFASSMGVATFIENDHGTETARALVYEAWWFELIIVWMAVNFLAHINKYKLFSKGKWPVGLFHVAFVIIVLGAGITRYFGKEGMIHIREKQEESTFYSNERYLQLEALNHEKSHYFNEQVAFTPKTFSPFETNVELAGQELKVKIADYIAAGKESFIEGDNTYISLAVTKGEGREDFLLKEGQKIKLEDIAIATKKGTQSDVKIFKEEGEWMIESAKHLTIMEMSTQKMGTLHKNEKRPLKYMSLYQWDGGAFLVKSINENSALTYEPEEDEKKAENMVDVAHLIVEDKQGNKLTDAFVHVVSIEPDWTKFEYEGQNYAITYGPKALKLPFSVYLSDFQLERYPGSRSPASYASEVEVRDGETSFPFRIYMNNVLDYAGYRFYQASYDTDEMGTVLSINQDRPGTYITYLGYTLLTLGMLLTLFAKRSRFALLNKKLNKMKDTGVKKASLLIAFFCLSLFSLHAQDQSAIEHSVVPKEKADEYGELIVQDMDGRMKPLNTLAHEIVRKLSGKTYMPVPLKDGTIELTPEQFLLAVQLDPVTYGNLPLIKIDQEKSLEAFNALGLEPTDRLSFRQFLAEDGSYKLNHLVEKANKLKPSERNEGHKELLKTDERFNIFYALLSGDFLRLFPLENDENNTWFTKNQFNQGFGEEDGRFVKNIIPLYLQNLDKGIREQDWEGADEALNYISLYQQKIGKEVYPSDLEIKGELLYTKLNLGSQLFGPFWLIGIVMLVLAIVLLFQDKKAVRISWKIGTVLSWIGLLVFTFHLGLRWYIAKHPPWSDGFEMLVFVAWGVLFFGLLFSRKSRFTLPLGLLFSGTLLFVGFLDWLNPEITNLMPVLNSYWLKIHVAIIVSGYAPLALSAIIGLLSLILLIFKPKDPQAKWWKSMEELTIVNEMSITIGLFLLAVGTFLGGVWANESWGRYWAWDPKETWALISVIVYAIVLHIRLIPNLRDYLIFNLATVWAFSSIIMTSFGVNYYLSGLHSYAKGDPVPVPNWVYWCVGILLIISVGAVIRHRQMKSQEKLNVTT; from the coding sequence ATGAACAAAATTTTAAAAATAGTATTATCGACTAAAGTCACTTTAGTATTGTTATTGGCTTTTGCCAGTTCAATGGGCGTGGCTACTTTTATTGAAAATGATCATGGAACTGAAACTGCCAGGGCTTTAGTGTACGAAGCCTGGTGGTTTGAGCTTATTATCGTTTGGATGGCTGTTAACTTTCTGGCACACATCAACAAATATAAATTATTCAGCAAAGGAAAGTGGCCGGTGGGTTTATTTCATGTGGCCTTTGTAATTATCGTTCTGGGTGCAGGCATCACGCGCTATTTCGGTAAGGAAGGTATGATTCACATTCGTGAAAAACAGGAAGAAAGTACTTTCTATAGTAATGAAAGATATTTGCAACTGGAAGCGCTCAATCATGAAAAATCGCACTATTTTAATGAACAAGTGGCCTTCACGCCTAAAACGTTTAGCCCTTTTGAAACTAACGTTGAACTGGCGGGCCAAGAATTAAAAGTAAAAATTGCTGATTACATTGCTGCTGGAAAGGAAAGCTTTATTGAAGGAGATAACACCTATATTTCGCTGGCTGTAACCAAGGGCGAAGGCAGAGAGGATTTTTTGCTGAAAGAAGGTCAGAAGATTAAACTTGAGGATATTGCAATCGCAACCAAAAAAGGAACTCAATCTGATGTAAAGATATTTAAAGAAGAGGGAGAGTGGATGATTGAATCTGCGAAACACTTGACAATTATGGAAATGTCCACTCAAAAAATGGGCACTTTGCATAAAAATGAAAAACGACCTCTAAAGTATATGAGCTTGTACCAGTGGGATGGTGGAGCATTTTTGGTGAAATCTATTAATGAAAACTCAGCCTTGACTTATGAACCTGAAGAGGACGAAAAGAAGGCTGAAAATATGGTGGATGTAGCGCACTTAATTGTGGAGGATAAGCAAGGAAATAAGCTGACCGATGCATTCGTCCATGTTGTTAGTATTGAACCTGACTGGACGAAGTTCGAGTATGAGGGCCAGAATTATGCCATTACTTATGGTCCTAAAGCCTTGAAACTTCCATTTAGTGTTTACCTTTCTGATTTCCAGTTAGAGCGTTATCCGGGTAGCCGAAGTCCTGCCAGCTATGCTAGTGAAGTAGAGGTGAGGGATGGTGAAACAAGTTTCCCTTTCCGAATTTATATGAACAATGTGCTCGACTATGCTGGATATCGATTTTACCAAGCTTCTTATGATACAGATGAGATGGGAACCGTACTTTCCATTAATCAAGATAGGCCGGGTACATATATCACATATTTAGGCTATACATTATTGACTTTAGGAATGCTCTTAACCCTGTTTGCGAAGAGAAGTCGCTTTGCTTTACTCAATAAAAAGCTTAACAAAATGAAAGATACTGGAGTGAAAAAAGCAAGTCTGCTTATAGCTTTCTTCTGCTTAAGTCTTTTTAGTCTGCATGCGCAAGACCAATCCGCTATTGAACACTCTGTAGTGCCGAAAGAAAAGGCTGATGAATATGGGGAATTGATTGTACAAGATATGGACGGGCGAATGAAACCGCTCAATACTTTGGCTCATGAAATTGTTCGTAAACTGAGCGGAAAAACTTATATGCCAGTACCATTAAAAGATGGAACTATAGAATTGACTCCAGAGCAATTTTTGCTAGCTGTTCAACTTGACCCTGTCACCTATGGAAATTTACCATTGATTAAAATCGATCAAGAGAAATCATTAGAAGCTTTTAACGCCTTGGGACTGGAGCCAACTGATCGCTTAAGTTTTAGGCAGTTTTTAGCAGAAGATGGATCCTATAAATTAAATCATCTGGTAGAAAAAGCCAATAAACTGAAGCCTTCCGAACGAAATGAAGGTCATAAAGAACTCTTAAAAACAGATGAACGATTCAATATCTTTTATGCTTTATTGTCTGGTGATTTCCTCAGACTATTCCCGCTAGAAAATGATGAAAATAACACCTGGTTTACTAAAAATCAGTTTAATCAGGGTTTTGGTGAAGAAGATGGACGATTTGTCAAGAATATCATTCCCTTGTATTTACAAAACCTAGATAAAGGCATCAGAGAGCAAGATTGGGAAGGAGCAGATGAGGCACTCAACTACATCAGTCTTTACCAGCAAAAGATTGGTAAAGAGGTTTACCCTTCTGATTTGGAAATTAAAGGGGAGCTCCTTTACACTAAATTAAACTTAGGAAGCCAATTGTTTGGTCCATTCTGGCTCATCGGAATTGTGATGCTTGTTTTAGCAATAGTATTACTCTTTCAGGATAAAAAAGCGGTTCGAATAAGCTGGAAAATAGGAACAGTTTTAAGCTGGATCGGTTTGTTGGTATTTACTTTTCATTTGGGTTTGCGTTGGTATATCGCCAAGCATCCACCGTGGAGTGATGGTTTTGAAATGCTTGTTTTTGTAGCATGGGGGGTATTATTCTTTGGATTACTATTTTCAAGAAAATCTCGATTTACATTGCCATTGGGTCTTTTATTTTCTGGAACATTATTGTTTGTAGGTTTTCTGGATTGGCTTAATCCCGAAATTACCAATCTAATGCCTGTTTTGAATTCTTATTGGCTGAAAATTCATGTGGCGATAATCGTAAGTGGTTACGCACCGCTAGCTTTATCGGCTATAATTGGACTGTTAAGTCTCATTCTATTGATTTTTAAACCCAAAGACCCGCAAGCAAAATGGTGGAAAAGCATGGAAGAACTCACCATTGTTAACGAAATGTCGATCACGATTGGCTTATTTCTATTGGCAGTTGGTACTTTCTTAGGAGGTGTTTGGGCTAATGAAAGTTGGGGGAGGTACTGGGCTTGGGATCCAAAGGAAACATGGGCACTGATTTCTGTGATTGTTTATGCCATAGTGCTGCATATCAGACTAATTCCCAATTTAAGAGACTATCTGATTTTCAATTTAGCTACTGTTTGGGCCTTTTCCTCTATCATAATGACATCCTTCGGGGTGAATTACTACTTGTCAGGATTACATTCCTATGCCAAGGGTGACCCAGTTCCTGTACCTAACTGGGTGTATTGGTGTGTTGGTATTCTACTGATAATATCTGTGGGGGCTGTTATCCGACACAGGCAAATGAAATCTCAGGAGAAGTTGAATGTGACTACTTAG